Proteins found in one Muntiacus reevesi chromosome 2, mMunRee1.1, whole genome shotgun sequence genomic segment:
- the MYL10 gene encoding myosin regulatory light chain 10, with protein sequence MFDQSQIQEFKEAFTIMDQNRDGFIDKEDLRDTFAALGRINVKNEELEAMVKEAPGPINFTVFLTMFGEKLKGTDPEETILHAFKVFDTEGKGFVKADFIKEKLMTQADRFSEEEVKQMFAAFPPDVCGNLDYRNLCYVITHGEEKD encoded by the exons ATGTTCGATCAGTCCCAGATCCAGGAGTTTAAAGAG GCCTTCACCATCATGGACCAGAACCGGGACGGCTTCATCGACAAGGAGGACCTGAGGGACACCTTTGCTGCCCTGG gccgcATCAATGTAAAGAACGAGGAGCTGGAGGCCATGGTGAAGGAGGCCCCTGGGCCCATCAACTTCACCGTCTTCCTGACCATGTTTGGGGAGAAGCTGAAGG GGACGGACCCCGAGGAGACCATTCTCCACGCCTTCAAGGTGTTCGACACTGAAGGGAAAGGTTTTGTCAAGGCTGATTT CATCAAAGAGAAGCTCATGACGCAGGCAGACCGGTTCAGTGAGGAGGAG gTCAAGCAGATGTTTGCTGCTTTCCCGCCAGATGTGTGTGGCAATCTGGACTACAGGAACCTGTGCTACGTCATCACGCATGGCGAAGAGAAGGACTAG